The Xenopus tropicalis strain Nigerian chromosome 2, UCB_Xtro_10.0, whole genome shotgun sequence genome window below encodes:
- the LOC105946713 gene encoding protein kinase C delta type: MISRKGKLPMERVKFYTAEIVIGLQFLHSNGIVHCDLKPDNILVDMDGHIKICDFGLSAEGLFGEKMICRLSGTPGYRAPEVLIMNDYNAGADWWSFGVITYEMATGNLPFAPSVSALREVSTIKSSKPDYPSHMSQEMLDLLSKLLEIDQNKRLGVKGNIREHPFYATIKWKRMEKRRVKTPFRPKKPSAGELPAISPGFPADSSKREKVEELSYVASTWNCQE; this comes from the exons ATGATATCCAGGAAAGGAAAACTACCAATGGAGAGAGTCAA gttCTACACTGCAGAGATTGTGATCGGACTCCAGTTTCTGCATTCGAATGGCATCGTTCATTG TGATCTCAAGCCTGATAACATCTTGGTGGATATGGACGGACACATTAAAATCTGTGATTTTGGCCTCTCTGCTGAAGGACTGTTTGGCGAAAAGATGATCTGCAGATTGTCAGGAACCCCAGGCTACCGGGCCccagag gtTTTGATAATGAATGACTACAATGCAGGGGCTGACTGGTGGTCATTCGGCGTGATCACTTACGAAATGGCCACAGGCAACCTACCATTTGCCCCATCAGTCAGTGCTCTGAGGGAGGTTTCCACCATTAAGTCCTCAAAACCTGATTATCCAAGCCACATGAGCCAGGAAATGCTGGACCTCCTGTCAAAA cttcTGGAGATAGACCAAAACAAGCGCTTAGGAGTGAAAGGAAACATCAGGGAGCACCCATTCTATGCTACAATCAAGTGGAAAAGAATGGAAAAGAGAAGAGTGAAGACCCCTTTCCGGCCAAAAAAG CCATCAGCAGGTGAGTTACCAGCGATTTCACCAGGATTTCCTGCTGATAGCTCCAAGAGAGAGAAGGTAGAAGAACTCTCCTATGTGGCCTCCACCTGGAATTGCCAGGAGTAA
- the LOC100494858 gene encoding protein kinase C delta type, with protein sequence MEESKRRILTPKEKEIQQYVSCVEEKEDKIKKGSQEVVVRSKTHVEEKTSVEEKKKRKHTEENLDNKKKIKLDDKESLQGGVHGLREEQKDKKRKTKRPRSPEDPLEGGSGYKKPCLDVKRPAPLDIESYRFHKDLGRGSFGRVMLATFAPKKQLVAIKIISKKTNKSNYENIKKEARLLKMANSCPFLCHSYAAFQSEIQAFFVLEYASGGSLYKMISRKGKLPMERVKFYTAEIVIGLQFLHSNGIVHCDLKPDNILVDMDGHIKICDFGLSAEGLFGEKMICRLSGTPGYRAPEVLIMNDYNAGADWWSFGVIMYEMATGNLPFAPSVSALREVSTIKSSKPDYPSHMSQEMLDLLSKLLEIDQNKRLGVKGNIREHPFYATIKWKRMEKRRVKTPFRPKKPSAGELPAISPGFPADSSKREKVEELSYVASTWNCQE encoded by the exons ATGGAGGAGAGCAAGAGAAGGATTTTGACCCCAAAGGAGAAAGAAATTCAGCAATATGTAAGCTGTGTAGAGGAGAAGGAGGATAAGATCAAGAAAGGGAGTCAAGAGGTGGTTGTAAGGAGCAAAACCCATGTAGAAGAGAAGACCAGCGttgaagaaaagaagaaaaggaagcATACTGAAGAAAACCTAGATAATAAGAAGAAGATCAAATTAGATGATAAAGAAAGTCTTCAGGGAGGAGTTCATGGACTGCGTGAGGAGCAGAAGGATAAGAAGAGGAAGACTAAAAGACCAAGGAGCCCAGAAGATCCGTTAGAAG GTGGAAGCGGATATAAAAAACCCTGTCTGGATGTCAAAAGACCAGCCCCCCTGGATATAGAGAGCTACAGATTCCATAAAGATCTCGGAAGAGGCAGCTTTGGCCGG GTGATGTTGGCAACCTTTGCCCCGAAGAAACAACTTGTGGCAATCAAGATCATCTCCAAAAAAACCAACAAGAGCAACTACGAGAACATCAAGAAAGAAGCTCGACTCTTGAAGATGGCCAACAGTTGCCCCTTTTTGTGTCATTCGTACGCAGCCTTCCAATCAGAG ATTCAAGCTTTCTTTGTGCTTGAGTATGCCAGCGGGGGATCGTTATACAAAATGATATCCAGGAAAGGAAAACTACCAATGGAGAGAGTCAA gttCTACACTGCAGAGATTGTGATCGGACTCCAGTTTCTGCATTCGAATGGCATCGTTCATTG TGATCTCAAGCCTGATAACATCTTGGTGGATATGGACGGACACATTAAGATCTGTGATTTTGGCCTCTCTGCTGAAGGACTGTTTGGCGAAAAGATGATCTGCAGATTGTCAGGAACCCCAGGCTACCGGGCcccagag gtTTTGATAATGAATGACTACAATGCAGGGGCTGACTGGTGGTCATTCGGCGTGATCATGTACGAAATGGCCACAGGCAACCTACCATTTGCCCCATCAGTCAGTGCTCTGAGGGAGGTTTCCACCATTAAGTCCTCAAAACCTGATTATCCAAGCCACATGAGCCAGGAAATGCTGGACCTCCTGTCAAAA cttCTGGAGATAGACCAAAACAAGCGCTTAGGAGTGAAAGGAAACATCAGGGAGCACCCATTCTATGCTACAATCAAGTGGAAAAGAATGGAAAAGAGAAGAGTGAAGACCCCTTTCCGGCCAAAAAAG CCATCAGCAGGTGAGTTACCAGCGATTTCACCAGGATTTCCTGCTGATAGCTCCAAGAGAGAGAAGGTAGAAGAACTCTCCTATGTGGCCTCCACCTGGAATTGCCAGGAGTAA